From Helicoverpa armigera isolate CAAS_96S chromosome 19, ASM3070526v1, whole genome shotgun sequence, one genomic window encodes:
- the LOC110373539 gene encoding uncharacterized protein LOC110373539, with translation MDNETAIRLIEIYGSHSPLWDTRRKENHNNNVREDLWDEIAKTFVQPKAALKLKMKSLLSSYRRERNREKTSNVTGCGRNKAYKSKWFAYEAFSFLHDRNNPIDAVDCGSPSEPGNTEQAIPVQGISEQGTSEPGTSEPGTSEQGTRDQDTNTKKPRKEMPANKRTYQESEYDAENQMIEEALEVMRKQNDSSNDPYVAFGMHIAAELRKYDATMFTRVKHSINTILYEADMELLNQSSTQEYNVENRRGYFTSQFTGHDSSSSSNMGTGLTQLIRDLDTDVD, from the exons atggaTAATGAAACAGCAATTCGTCTTATTGAAATTTATGGCTCCCATAGTCCATTATGGGACACTAGACGTAAAGAAAATCACAATAATAATGTGAGAGAAGATCTATGGGATGAAATAGCAAAAACATTCGTACAACCAAAAGCagctttaaaattgaaaatgaaaagtcTTTTGAGTTCTTATAGAAGGGAGAGAAACAGAGAAAAAACAAGTAATGTCACCGGTTGTG GTAGAAACAAGGCCTATAAATCTAAATGGTTTGCTTATGAAGCATTTAGTTTTTTACATGACAGGAATAACCCTATTGATGCagtg gatTGTGGCTCACCCTCAGAGCCAGGTAATACAGAACAAGCTATTCCGGTACAAGGCATTTCAGAACAAGGCACTTCAGAACCAGGAACTTCGGAACCAGGAACTTCGGAACAAGGCACTCGAGACCAAGATACAAATACCAAGAAGCCAAGAAAAGAAATGCCCGCTAACAAGAGGACATATCAAGAGTCAGAGTATGATGCTGAAAATCAAATGATAGAAGAAGCATTAGAAGTAATGCGAAAACAAAATGACAGTAGTAATGATCCTTACGTTGCTTTTGGCATGCACATAGCAGCCGAACTAAGAAAATATGATGCCACTATGTTTACGAGAGTCAAACATTCAATAAATACTATACTATACGAAGCTGATATGGAGCTCCTCAATCAATCATCAACACAAGAATATAACGTTGAAAACAGACGAGGATATTTCACTTCACAGTTTACCGGTCATGACTCATCATCTTCTAGTAACATGGGTACTGGCCTTACACAATTGATTCGCGATTTAGACACGGATGTAGATTAA